Proteins encoded by one window of Amaranthus tricolor cultivar Red isolate AtriRed21 chromosome 4, ASM2621246v1, whole genome shotgun sequence:
- the LOC130810484 gene encoding uncharacterized protein LOC130810484, giving the protein MYTHNIRLQRPFTPRFSSLIWRLPVPISGHGQGGRLTKAKAVPRKPSLSCSSHESSSSTERYWYQSSKSILVPADLASKAPLFPAFSQAAVGLSWVYVLKSTPTKFVLFSSSSSQLPGSANNAPVSAGSGKPLPSRKIEKISKADVVDEMKYWENSVVCYVTSANPPLYVVEGFVKRIWKEQVIDKKGMVNRGFFLVRFSSKDDQEKACYMNGILFDKKPFIVKPWFPKISI; this is encoded by the coding sequence ATGTACACCCATAACATTAGGCTCCAGCGACCTTTTACCCCTCGGTTCTCCTCTCTGATTTGGAGACTTCCAGTCCCCATCTCCGGTCATGGGCAGGGAGGTAGGCTGACGAAGGCGAAGGCGGTGCCGAGGAAGCCATCGTTGAGTTGCTCTTCTCATGAATCTTCTTCTTCTACTGAGCGATACTGGTACCAATCTTCAAAGTCGATTCTCGTGCCTGCTGATTTAGCCAGCAAAGCTCCATTGTTTCCAGCCTTTTCTCAGGCGGCTGTTGGCCTTAGTTGGGTCTATGTCTTGAAGAGCACCCCTACTAAGTTTGtcctattttcttcttcttcttctcagCTTCCTGGATCTGCGAACAACGCTCCCGTTTCTGCTGGTTCAGGTAAGCCGTTACCATCTCGTAAAATTGAAAAGATTAGTAAAGCTGATGTTGTTGATGAGATGAAATATTGGGAGAACTCAGTTGTTTGTTATGTTACAAGTGCAAACCCTCCTCTCTATGTTGTTGAGGGTTTTGTCAAGAGAATTTGGAAAGAGCAAGTAATTGATAAGAAAGGTATGGTTAATCGTGGATTTTTTCTGGTTCGATTTAGTTCGAAGGATGATCAGGAAAAGGCTTGCTATATGAATGGTATTCTCTTTGATAAGAAGCCATTCATTGTCAAACCCTGGTTTCCCAAAATCTCTATATGA
- the LOC130810872 gene encoding uncharacterized protein LOC130810872 — MAYKNLMLLYTTNPSLWCKFFPTTLTGVALTWYTSLSGGSIRNFAQLEGKFLGHFVASRRQEKSNFHFLSISQLEGESISSYLKKLHEAVLEVTDLEESVALNALINGMKAQRLKFQLVESQVKTYAEAMKQCKSYVTASEICQAHDPKKRRSKKKI, encoded by the coding sequence ATGGCCTACAAGAACCTGATGCTGCTGTACACCACTAACCCATCATTGTGGTGCAAATTTttcccaactactcttacgGGAGTAGCTCTGACGTGGTATACCTCCCTTTCGGGAGGAAGTATCCGcaactttgcccaactagaAGGCAAATTTCTGGGTCACTTTGTGGCATCTAGAAGGCAGGAAAAATCTAACTTCCACTTTCTTAGCATATCGCAATTGGAAGGGGAATCTATATCATCATACTTGAAAAAGTTACACGAGGCGGTATTGGAAGTAACCGATTTGGAAGAGTCAGTTGCATTAAACGCCCTGATCaatggaatgaaggctcaaaggctgaagttccagttggtcgagaGTCAAGTAAAGACATACGCGGAAGCCATGAAGCAATGtaaaagctatgtcacggcctccgagatatgtcaggcacatgatCCTAAGAAACGAAGGTCGAAAAAGAAGATCTAA
- the LOC130810873 gene encoding uncharacterized protein LOC130810873 codes for MGPPLSKHVYVAEGESKTRNLLDGGNDSMFNRNRKDIFFAVRNELPTPPPTTTSSDRCNYNLWCDYHKEHGHTLAQCRELKRILHQLADEEKLSRFINRKDFDARRKTERKPWNQRRRSPKRDEASRESSNTQGTINMIFGGYTEEYPTIRAARNSVHTLLKGPPKATSSRPTMRFDATTSQTLQQPHTDPLVVTLKIGQMKVKRVLVDTGSTTDLITMECLNKMKFEEKHLQPLDKPLIGFGGSQVILLGTIILPMRVGERNESRTVPIQFTVVDLTFPFNAIMGLLLINKIKAAIFPHQLLLQFERDDGQVGILKGDQVTARQCLINTLKRGASITPSKREREEHSAFEPSFH; via the coding sequence ATGGGGCCTCCGCTATCCAAACACGTATATGTCGCTGAAGGGGAGTCCAAGACGCGGAATTTACTAGATGGAGGTAACGATTCGATGTTCAACCGGAACAGGAAGGACATATTCTTCGCCGTCCGGAATgagttgccaactccacctcctactACCACCTCTTCTGATCGATGCAACTACAATCTGTGGTGCGATTACCACAAAGAACACGGCCACACTTTGGCCcaatgccgcgaactcaaacgAATCCTACATCAACTGGCCGATGAGGAAAAATTGTCCAGGTTCATCAACCGGAAGGACTTTGACGCAAGAAGAAAAACGGAAAGGAAGCCGTGGAATCAAAGACGCAGATCCCCCAAGAGGGATGAGGCAAGtcgcgaaagttccaacacacaaggaactatcaacatgatttttggaggatACACTGAAGAATATCCTACCATCCGCGCCGCAAGAAATAGCGTCCACACCCTGTTAAAAGGACCTCCAAAAGCCACATCAAGCAGACCGACCATGAggttcgatgccacgacctcccaaaCGCTGCAACAACCACAtactgaccctctggtggtcaccctcaaaatcgggcaaatgaaagtcaagaGGGTACTGGTAGACACCGGAAGCACGACTGATCTTATAACGATGGAATGCTTGAATAAGATGAAGTTCGAAgaaaagcacttacaacccctTGATAAACCCTTGATCGGGTTTGGGGGAAGTCAGGTCATTCTACTAggcacgatcattctccccATGCGGGTAGGGGAAAGAAATGAAAGCAGAACCGTGCCCATACAATTCACGGTGGTGGATCTCACATTCCCCTTCAACGCCATCATGGGGCTTCtactcatcaacaagatcaaagccgcaatcttccctcatcaactcCTGCTACAATTTGAGCGGGATGATGGACAAGTGGGTATCCTCAAAGGGGATCAGGTGACGGCacgccaatgcctcatcaacaccttAAAACGAGGAGCTTCCATCACCCCCtccaaaagggaaagggaagaacattcagcctttgagccttcattccattGA
- the LOC130811067 gene encoding protein SICKLE, whose product MDESEKRRERLKAMRLEATSEIVSSSTSSSFSQQTLNSPLANPLLDNFDSSVAATPPPRFDFYTDPMAAYATDKRRTFIPRPNFSPSYGARSHPETHFSGANQFHNNYVLPQDMYRGGASYHSPGRGGPTSSPMGWSPHPVQQGNPDFRTAPGRGPYLNNTPGPGSYRSSPNPGYQGSPNFRSPPPGRGHWSNNSPCPSPGRGDGPSCGLGRGNMHWNGRGISPSTGYSGGRGQGRGRGRGRGYHDGPSQPFYNNSMVEDPWKFLTPVFWKGDERNDAISFTDRQGSFNINFHKTPPSQKTPTAKKARFPDCFDTSSSKQSLAEFLSESFDQVEDTTV is encoded by the exons ATGGATGAAtcagagaagagaagagaaagattAAAAGCAATGCGACTAGAAGCTACATCTGAAATTGTTTCCTCTTCTACTTCCTCATCTTTCTCCCAACAAACCCTAAATTCACCTCTTGCAAATCCTTTGCTTGATAACTTTGATTCCAGTGTCGCTGCAACTCCTCCACCTCGTTTTGATTTTTATACTGATCCAATGGCCGCTTACGCCACCGATAAACGCCGAACTTTCATCCCTAGACCTAATTTTTCACCCTCTTAtg GAGCAAGGAGCCACCCTGAAACGCACTTCTCTGGTGCTAATCAGTTTCATAATAACTATGTACTGCCTCAGGATATGTATCGTGGTGGTGCTTCGTATCATAGCCCTGGCAGGGGTGGCCCTACATCAAGCCCAATGGGATGGAGCCCACATCCAGTGCAGCAAG GTAATCCGGACTTTAGAACTGCACCTGGTAGGGGTCCCTACTTAAATAATACACCTGGTCCTGGATCATATAGAAGTAGCCCTAATCCTGGATATCAAG GTAGCCCTAACTTCAGATCTCCTCCACCAGGAAGGGGTCATTGGTCTAACAATAGTCCGTGCCCTAGCCCTGGACGTGGAGATGGCCCTAGCTGTGGTTTAGGGAGAGGGAACATGCATTGGAATGGCAGGGGAATCAGTCCAAGTACAGGATATTCTGGCGGAAGAGGTcagggaaggggaaggggaaggggaagAGGCTATCATGACGGTCCATCACAACCTTTTTACAACAACTCCATGGTGGAAGATCCTTGGAAATTTTTGACTCCTGTATTTTGGAAGGGAGATGAACGGAATGATGCGATAAGTTTTACAGACAGGCAAGGatcttttaatattaattttcataaaacgCCTCCTTCACAGAAAACACCGACTGCAAAAAAAGCTCGGTTTCCAGATTGTTTTGACACATCAAGTTCAAAGCAGAGCCTTGCTGAGTTTTTATCTGAATCTTTTGACCAGGTTGAAGATACAACTGTGTAA